The nucleotide window TGCTGGGGCTGAAAGCCTTCGCGGTGGCCATCATCGGCGGCCTGTCGAGCGGCATGGGCGTGATCGTGGGCGGGCTCATCCTCGGCATCACCGAGACCCTCACCGGCTACTACATCTCCACCGGCTACAAGGACGTGCCGGGCCTCGTGCTCCTGCTGCTCGTGCTGTCGCTGAAACCCTCGGGCCTGTTCGGCCGCGCCACCATCAAGAAGGTGTGAGGCCATGCTGGCGCGACGCATCCTCTCTACCGGCTTCCCGATCCTCGGCCTCGCCGCGCTGGCGGTGCTGCCGTTCGTGGTGACGAGCCCTTATTACCTGCACCTCACCATCACTATCGCCATCTACGCCATCCTCTTGCTGGGGCTGGACGTGGTGTTCGGCTATACGGGCGAGGTCTCCATCGGCCATGCCGCGCTGTTCGGCATCGGCGCCTATACGGCCGGCTGCCTGGCCATGCACTTCGGCATCGGCTTCTGGCCGGCGCTGCCGCTCGCCATCATCGTCACGGCCCTGTTCGGCATCGTGCTGGCGCTGCCGGCGCTCAGGGTCACCGGACCGTACCTCGCAATGGTGACGCTGGCCTTCGGCACCATCGTGCAGATCCTCATCAACGAGATGACGGACCTCACCAACGGCCCCCTCGGCATCAAGCTGACGACGCCGCTGTTCCTCGACCTGCGCTGGCTCGGCGACACCATCCCGCTGTTCGACATGTCGCTGAAGCGCATGAAGGAGGTGGAGTATTTCTACATCGCCGCGGTGGCGCTGGTGCTCACCCTTCTGGTGATCAACCGCATCCTCGCCTCGCATCTGGGCCGGGCCTTCGAGGCGCTGCGCGACAGCCCCATCGCCTCCGACTGCATGGGCGTCAGCGTCTACAAGCACAAGGTGATCGCCTTCGTGGTGTCGGCGGGCTTCGCAGGGCTCGCCGGGGCGCTGTTTGCCTATTCGGAGCAATATATCGCGCCGAACAATTTCGGCTTCGAGCTTTCCGTGCAGTTCCTGCTGGCGGTGACGGTGGGTGGGCGCAAGTCGCGCCTTGGCCCCATCATTGGCGCGGTGATCATCGTCTTCCTGCCGAACCTGCTCTCCGACATCGTGCTGTTCCGCTACATCGCCGGCACCATCGCGGTGATCGCGCTGATCGCGGGGGCGCGCAGTTTCATCCGCACTCCGGAGCACCGGGTGCAGACCGCCATCCCGGTGGTGCTGTGCCTGGCCTTCTTCGCCTTCTCGCTGCTGCTGGAGAAGATCACCGACTACAAGCTCGCCATCTTCGGCGTGATGATCCTGTTCGTGGTCTATTACCTGCCGGACGGCATCGTCGGCTTCCTCAAGAAGGCCGCCGCCCAGCTCTGGCCGAACCTCGTAAAGACCCATGCGGTCATCGAGGCGGAGGCGACCGCGCGGCCAGTCACCGCCACCGCCGCCGCCCGCGAGGGCGTGCTGCTCCACGTGGACGGGGTGGTGATGCAGTTCGGCGGCCTCAAAGCCCTCGACACCGTGAGCATCGAGGTAAAGCCGGGCACCATCCATGGTCTCATCGGCCCCAACGGATCCGGCAAGAGCACCATGATGAACGTGCTTACCGGCATCTATGTGCCCACGGCGGGCTCCATCCGCTTCAAGGATCAGGACATCGCCGGGCGCACCTCCTCCGACATCGCGGCGCAGGGCATCGCCCGCACCTTCCAGAACGTGCAGCTGTTCGCCGAGCTGACGCTCATCGAGAACGTGCTGGTGGGCCTCCACCACACCTATCGCGCCACCTTCGCCGAGGTGGCGCTGGGCCTGCCGCGCATCCGGCGGGAAGAGAAGGCGGCGCGCGAGCGGGCCATGAGCCTGCTCGCCTTCGTCGGCCTTGCCGACCTTGCCAACGAGGAGGCGCGCAACCTGCCCTACGGCAAGCAGCGCCTCTTGGAGATCGCCCGCGCGCTGGCGCTCGACCCTGACCTGCTGCTGCTCGACGAGCCGGCGGCGGGCCTCACGGCGCCGGACATCAAGCATCTGGTGGAGATCATCCGCAAGGTGCGCGACGCCGGCGTCACGCTCGTCCTCATCGAGCACCACATGGATGTGGTCATGGGCCTGTGCGACACGGTCACGGTGCTGGATTTCGGCCAGAAGATCGCGGAGGGCAAGCCGGCCACGGTGCAGGCCGACCCGCGGGTGATCGAGGCCTATCTCGGCGGCGCCGCCGTCGCGGCGGAATAGGAGGGCGCCATGCTGGAAGTCACCGATCTCGTCGCCGGCTATGGCAAGGTGAAGGTGCTGCACGGCCTCAGCCTCACGGTTCAGGAAGGCCAGCTCGTCACCCTCATCGGCTCCAACGGTGCCGGCAAGACCACGACGCTGCGCGCCGTCTCCGGCATGATCGTGCCGGAATCCGGCTCGGTGCGCCTGGATGGCGAGGACCTCACCGGCCTGCCGGCCTTCAAGATCACCAAGAAGGGCCTTGCCCACTCGCCTGAAGGTCGGCGGGTGTTCCCCACCCAGAGCGTGCTCGACAACCTGCTGCTGGGCGCCTTCCCACGCCTCACCGGGGCGCGGCCGCGCGGCGATGTGGAGGCGGACCTTGACCGCATGTTCGCGCTGTTCCCGCGCCTCGCCGAGCGGCGCACCCAGCTCGCCGGCACGCTTTCCGGCGGCGAGCAGCAGATGCTGGCCATGGCCCGCGCGCTGATGCTGAACCCGCGCGTGCTGCTGCTCGACGAGCCCTCCATGGGCCTTGCCCCGCGCCTGGTGGCGGAGGTGTTCTCAACCATCGCCCGGCTGAAGGAAGAGAAGATCACCATGCTGCTGGTGGAGCAGTTCGCCGCCGCCGCGCTCGAGGTGGCCGACTTCGGCTATGTGATGGAAAACGGCCGCCTCGCCGCCCACGGCCCCGCCGCCATGCTGAAGAACGACCCGGCGGTGCGCGCCGCCTATCTCGGCCACGCGCATTGAGGGCGTGATCGAAGAAATCAAACGGGCATAACAGCAATCACTTCTGTCATGCCCGGGCGTGTCCCGGGCATCCACGTCGAGCCGCTTGGGCCAGCATCCGAAAATCGTTCCCAGCCTTCCCGCGTGGATGGCCGGAACCCGCATGTTTGCGGGTTCCGCTCTCAGAGGCGGAAGTCGGCAACAGCCGACTTCCGGGACAAGCCCGGCCATGACGGTGATCATGCGTTTGGGAGGGCTGCAAGCGCCCATCTGAGCGAATTTTCAAACGGGCTCTTAAACCACGGCGTCCGATCAGCCCCCGGCCAGCGCCACTGCCGCGCTCAGCAGGGCGGTGTCGCTCCCCGCCGGGCCCACCAGCGAGAGGCCGAACGGTACCCCCTCCAGCCGAGCCAGCGGCAGGGAGACCTGGGGCAGGCCGCCGAGGCCGGCGATGCACAAGAGGTTCATGGCCAGATGCCGGGTCACCACCTCCACCTGGGCGGTGGCCATGCCGCGCAGCGGTGCAGGGCGCGGCACCGTGGGCATCAGGAAAGCCGTGCCCGGTTGCAGCAGGTCGTCGAGCCGGGCGCGGATCGCAGCCCGATGGGCGCAAGCGACCTCCACCGCTGAAGGCGAGATGGTGCGGGCGGCGTCGAACCGCTCCTTCACCCCCGGTCCGAAGGCGGGGCGCACCGCCTCGATCCACGGCCCCACCGAGGCCCAGATCTCGGCCGCCTGCAAGGTGCGGAAGGTGGCGGACCAGGCATCGAGCCCATCGGGTGCCAGGGCGATTTCCGCGCCGGGCGCGATTGTCTCCTGCGCCAGCCGAAGCGCGGGCGCGAGGGCGGCGGCTGCCTCCGGCGAGAGCATGGCAAACGCCTCGCGGGGGGCGAGCAGGCGGGTGAGGAGCGGCGCGGGCGCGGCATCGGCCAGAAGCACGCGGCCGACGCGTTCCAGAAGCCCGGCGTCGCGGGCGAACCAGCCCACGCAATCGAAGCTGGGCGCGAACGGGGCCACGCCCTCCAGCGGGATCCGCCCATGGGTGGGGCGCATGCCGAACAGGCCGCAATAGCTCGACGGCACCCGCACGGAGCCGCCGCAATCGGTGCCGAGGGCGAAATCCACCACGCTCCCGGCCGTGGCCGAGGCCGAGCCGCTGGAGGAGCCGCCGGGCACCCGGTCCGGCGCGGCCGGGTTGAGCGGCGTGCCGTAATGCACGTTCTCGCCGGTGAGCGAGTAGCACAGCTCGTCGGCGATAGTCTTGCCGGCAAGGCTTGCCCCCGCATCCAGCAGGCGATCCACCGCCACGGCGGAGCGCGCGGCGGGCGGGTGGGTGGTGAGCCAGTCGGGATGGCCGTTGCCGGTGGAGGTGCCGGCCACGTCCATCACATCCTTCACGGCGAAGGTGAGGCCGGCGAGCGGCCCGGCGGGCGCGCCCGGCCGGGCAAGGCGCGGGCCGGGAATGAAGGCGCCCAGCGCCTCGACGGCGCTCATTGGGCGCACCCGCAGCCGGGAAAGTGCAGCTTGGCCCGCTCTCGCGTCAGGGTGCGCCGGCCACCCTTGAAGGCGGCGAGCACGGGCGACAGCTCGGCCACCGCATCGCGCGGGGAGGGGCTGTCGATGATGACGAAATCCGCCGCCTTGCCGGCTTCCAGCCCGTAGTCGGCAAGATTCATCAGGCGTGCGGGGCGGCTCGTGACCATGTGGAAGCACTCGGCCATGTCGTGGGCCGAGCCCACATGGCAGATGTTGGCGTTGAGGTTCGCCATCCGCAATTGCGAGCAGTCGCCGAACGGGGTGAAGGGGTTCAGCACATTGTTGGTGGACAGCGAGCAGTTCACCCCGTGCTTCAGCATCTGGTGCGCCGGGGTGACGCCCCGTGTCTTGGCGGAGGTGCGGTCCCGTCCCATCAGGAACAGGTCGGTGGAGGGCAGAACGGTAAGCGCGACACCGGCGTCCCGCATGCGCGTGGCGATCTCCGCCAGGCGTTCGGGTTCCACATAGGCGAGCTTGGTGACATGGCCGATGGCCACCCGCCCGCCCCAGCCGAAGCGCTCGGTGAGCGCGCAGACATGGTCGAGATCGAGCGCCGTGGGATCGGCGCCGAAATCCAGATGCATGTCGATGTCCACGTCGAAGTCGCGGGCCATCTCGAACACCCGGTCGATCTGGCCGTGGGGGTCGGTGTCGGTATAGGGCGCCGCGCCCACCGCCTTCGCCCCGCGCCGCAGCGCCTCCACCATCAATTCGTCGGTGCCGGGATTGTTGGTGAGGCCCTCCTGCGGGAACACGCAGACCTCGATGTCCATGGCCCAGCGATAATCCTCCACCAGCTGCATCACCCCCTCGAACCCGCGCAGGCCGATGCCGGGGTCCACCTCCAGATGGGTGCGCATGTGGGTGGTGCCCTGGGCGATGGCCTTCTCGATGGTGCGCCGGCCACGGGCGTACACATCCTGCGGGGTGAAGTCCTTCTTGGCGCGGGCCACCTCGGCGATGGCCTCCTCCAGGTCGCCCCGGCGTGACGCGCAGCGATCGAGGATGCAGGATTTGTCCAGGTGGATGTGGGTTTCCACGAAGCCGGGGGCGACCAGACAGCCGCCGGCATCCACCACCTCGGCGTCGGCAGTGATGTCGGGTGCGACGGCTTCAATGCGGCCAGCCGCGATGGCGATATCGACGATACGGTCCGGCGCGTCCGGCAGGCGGGCGTTCTTGACGATGAGGTCCATGGGGCATCTCGACGGGCTGGCGGGGGTCACTTCACGGTGGCGCGGGCCTTCTCGGCCTTGAGCTTGGCGCGCCAGGTTCCGGTCTCGACCATCTCGGCGATGACGTTGGCCATCACCTTGGCCACCGCCTCGGAGCCGCGCGGGTTCATGCTGCGCTGGGAGACGACGACGGACAGCCGCCACGACGGCGTCGGGTCGAGGATGGAGACGGCCACCATCTCGCCGCGCGCCATCTCATCCATGAAGGCGAAGTGGGGCATCACCCCCAGCGCCCGGCCGGAGCGCACCAGGCGGGCGATGGTGGGCAGGCTGTCGCAGGCCATGGCGACCGGCTCCACATCGTTGCGGGCGGCGAACTGCTCGATCACCGTGCGCATCACGTTGGGCGCGCCGGGCAGCACGATGGGCCACGCGAACATGTCGCGGAAGGAGACGCTGCCCCGCGCCGCCAGCGGGTGGTCCGGCGCCACGAACAGCATCAGCTCCTCGACCATCATCTCGGTCCAGGCCACATGCTCGAATGCCTTGTGGTCGTAGAGCAGGGCCACGTCCAGCCGGCCGGCCTGGAGGAAATCATCGAGATAGCCGGTCATGGCCTCCACCACATGGAGGGCGATGTTGGGCTGGTGCTCGGCCATGGCCGAGATCAGCGGCAGGCCGAGGCCCCGGCAGGCCGAGGTGGGCAGCCCCACCGACACCCGCCCCGAGGGATTGAGCGACTTGGAGCGGACCTGGTCCTTCACCCGGTCCACCTCCTCCAGGATGCGGCGGGCATGGTCGTAGAATTGTTGGCCGAGCTGGGAGGGGGTGACGCCCCGGGCGTGGCGCATGAGCAGCTCGACGCCCAGCTCTTCCTCCAGATTCTTCATCTGCTGGCTAAGCGAGGGCTGGGCAATGCGCAACACCTCCGCCGCGCGAGAGAAATTCCCGCTTTCCGCAATCTGGACGAAGTATTTGAGCTGACGAAGATCCATGGATCACCTTTGCACCAGCTGAAATGGCATTGCTCAAAAGTGATTGTCAAATTGCATGATATATAGTCATATGCCCAAACTATGAGCGCTAAAATCATAAATATTATTGATAATCAATGATTTATGTGAGTCATTTGGGGTATGACTCAGCCTATTATATAACCCTATAGTCTGTGCCTATATATATGATCGGAAAATAATCTTTGTCCTGAGGCTGCGCCTATATCAGCCTTATCTCGCAGATGATTTTCGGGCGGACATGCCCGGCACGTCCTGTACACGGCAGGAGAAACAGACATGCCTCCACAGAGCATTTTGCGCAGCCAGCTTCTGGCCGCGGCGGTGGCGCTCGGCCTTTCCACCGGCCTTTCGATCCCCGCGGCGCTGGCCGATCAGGAACCCTGCATCGGCAATTCCGCCGCCGTGACCGGCCCGGCGGCGTTCTCCGGCCAGGCCATCAAGATGGGCGCGGAGATCGCCATCGAGGAGATCAACGCGGCCGGCGGCGTGCTCGGCAAGAAGCTGCGGCTGGTGCAGTATGACGATGCCGGCGCCCCGCCGCGCGGCGTCGACAACACCCGCCGCATCGCGCTGGCGGACAAGTGCATCGCCGTGCTCGGCGGCTTCCATTCCACCGTCGCCTTGGCGCAGGTGGACCCGGTGCACGAGATCGGCATTCCCTACATGGGCGTGTGGGCGGCCAACACCAAGGCCATCGAGAACGGTCGCGATCCCAACTTCATGTTCCGCGTCTCCGCCAAGGACAAGTGGGTGGCCCGCTTCCTGGTGGACGAAGCGCTCAAGGTGTCCAAGACCGGCAAGGTGGCATTCTTCTACGAGAACACCGGCTGGGGCAACGGCGCGCTGCCGGACGTGAAGGCCGCGCTCGCCGCCAGGGGCAAGGAACTGGTGGCCGCGGAAACCTTCAACTGGAACGACCAGGACATGTCGCCCCAGGTGATCCGCGCCCGCGATGCCGGGGCCGACGTGGCCATCATCTGGTCGCTGGACCGCGAGGCCAACCAGATCCTGCGCTCCATGGACAAGGCGAGCTGGAAGCCGGCCATCGTCGGCGCCTGGGGCATCTCCGGCAATCTCGGCGAGCTGGCCGGCCCCCTCGCCAACGGGGTGCGGGTGATGCAGACCTATTCCTTCCTGACCCCCCAGAGCGAGGCCGGCAAGAAGCTGCTGGCCGCCGTCGAGGCCAAGACCGGCATCAAGGACCCCAAGGACATCAAGGCGCCCTCGGGCATCGCCAATTCCTATGACGCGGTCTACGTGCTGGCCGACGCCATCAAGATCGCCGGCTCGTTTGACTGGAAGAAGGTGCAGCAGGCCCTCTACCAGGTCAGCCGCGACGGCCTCGTCGCCCCCTACAAGCCGGCCTTCGACAAGGCCGATCCCGAGCGCCAGGACGCCATCCTGCCGCAATACTACCTGCTGACCGTCTGGCACGACGGCAAGCTGATCCCCCTCAAGGGCTCGCCCTACGACAAGTGAGCCCGCGCGGGAGGCGGTTTCCCTCGCCGCCTCCCGCTTTTTCTCGCCCACTCTGCCACCACTCGCCTCGACCGGCCACGGCCGGGCCCCCCCCTCCGACAGGTCGCCCGCAATGACCACAGTGGTGCAATACATCCTGTCCGGCCTTGCCATCGGCGGCATCTACGCCCTGGTGGCCCTCGGCTTCCACATCATGTGGTCGTCGGCCAAGGCCGTGAATTTCGCCCATGGCGATACGCTGATGATCGGCGGCCTGCTTGCGGTCTACCTCTTGGCCGCGGGCCTTCCGCTGGGGCTTGCCTGCCTCGCGGCGGTGGTGGCCGGCGGCCTGTTCGGGCTGGTGCTGGAGCGCATCGCGGTGCGCCCCTTTTTGTCCCAGCAGGGCTCGGTGGGCTGGATGCTCACAACCATCGCGGTGGGCATCATGGTGGAGAGCTTCGCCACCATCCAGACCCAGGGCTATGCCCGGCCGCTGCCCTCGCCGGGGGTGGCCTCCTCGGTGCACATCCTCGGCGCCGGCATCTATCCGCAGGAGCTGGTGATCCCGCTGGTGGCGGTGGTGGCCATGCTGGGCCTGCGGGCGCTGCAGCGCCACACCCTGGTGGGCCGCGCCATGCGCGCGGTGGCCCACAACAAGAATGCCGCCGCCCTCATGGGCATCAACGTGAATGCGGTGGTCGCCTTCTCCTTCGCCCTCGCCGGGCTGCTCGGCGCGGCGGCTGGGGTGCTGGTGGCCCCGGTGGTGCAGGCCTCCGCCGCCATGGGCGTGCTGCCGGGGCTGAAGGGCTTCGCCGTGGCCATCATCGGCGGCATCACCTCGGCGCCGGGGGTGGTCATCACCGGCCTCGTCTATGGTGTGATGGAGAAGTTCGTCGAGGGCTACATCTCCACCGCCGCCCGCGAGATCATCGGCTTCTCCCTCATGATCCTCACCTTGCTGGTGTTCCCCCAGGGCCTGTTCGGCAAGCGGGAGGTGATGAAGGTATGAGACACCTGACCCGCCATATCACGCGCCATCTCACCCTTCTCGGCTTCGTGGCGCTCGCCGCCATCCTGGTGATCGTGCCGCTCACCTCCGGCAACGAGTATGAGCTGCGCCTGTTCATGCTGTTCCTGATCTACGGCATCATCGCCGTGGGCCTGAACGTGCTGGTGGGGCTCACGGGCCTCGTCTCCCTCGGACAGGCGGGCCTGTTCGCGCTCGGCTCCTACACCGGCGCCATCGTGGCGACGCGGCTCGGCTTCGACATGATCTCGTCGAGCCTCATCGCCGCGCTGGTGGCGGCCGGCTTCGGCGTGCTCCTCGCCTATCCCACGGTGCGGGTTCGCGGCGTCTATCTCGCGGTGGTCACCATCGCCTTCGGCCTGATCGTGGAGAATGTCGCCATCGAGTGGCAGTCGCTCACGGGCGGCACCACCGGCCTCACCTCCATCCCTTCGCCCAATGCGTTCGGGGTGCGGCTGTCCGGCTACGCCTTCTACGGGGTGCTGGCGGTGCTGCTGTTCCTCGCCACCGCAGCCGCGCACAACCTCAAGGTCTCGCGCTATGGCCGCGCCATGCTGGCGGTGTCCCAGAGCGAGATCGCGGCGCGGGCGCTAGGCGTGGATGCCACCGCCATGCGCACGCTCGCCTTCGTGGCGGCGGCGGTGACGGCGGGCCTTGCCGGCACCTTCTACGCCTTCCTCAATTCCTACATCTCCCCAGACATCTTCACCTTTTCGGACAGCGTGCGCTTCCTGCTCATGGTGATCCTGGGCGGGGCGGCCTCCACCTTCGGGCCGGTGCTGGGCGCCTATATCCTCACCTACCTGCCGGAATACCTGCAGGACTTCGCTGTGTGGCAGAAGTTCGCCTATGGCGCGCTGCTGCTGGTGGTCATGTTCGTCATGCCGCGCGGCATCATGGGCTCGCTCGCCGCCGGCCTGAAGCGGCTGGTGCCGGTGCCCCGCGCGGTTGCCGCATCCGAAGGCCTGCCGGCCGAGGAGACCCTGCGGCTTGATCCCCGGGCGCAGAAATCCGAGCTGGTGGCGCGCGACCTCACGGTGCGGTTCGGCGGGCTCACCGCGCTGGCGAAAGCCTCGCTGCGGGTGAAGCCGGGCGAGGTGCATGCCCTCATCGGGCCCAACGGCGCCGGCAAGTCCACCTTCGTCAACACCATCTCCGGCTTCTACCAGCCGAGCGAGGGTGACTTCGAGCTGGACGGCATCCAGCTCGCCGGCAAACCCTCCCACGAGATCGCCCGCGCCGGCCTCTCCCGCACCTTCCAGAACACCGAGCTGTTCGGCGAGATGACGGTGCTGGAAAACGTGATGGTGGGCTACCAGCAGCGCCTCGGCTACGGGCTCTTCGCCGCGCTGCTGCGCACCGGCGCCATGCGGCGGGAGGATGCCGAATGCCGGCGCGCCGCCATCGGCCTGCTCGTGTTCGTGGGGCTTCAGGACTATGCCAACGAGGAGGCCCGCTTCCTGCCCTTCGGCCTTCAAAGGCGCCTGGAGATCGCCCGGGCGCTGGCGGCCCGTCCGCGCCTGCTGCTGCTGGACGAGCCCGCCGCCGGCCTCACCACCCAGGAGATCGACGAGCTGGAAGCCATGATCCGGCGCATCGCGGCGCTGGGGGTCTCGGTGCTGCTCATCGAGCACCATGTGGAGCTCATCATGGCGGTGGCCGACACGGTGACCGTGCTCGACTACGGCCAGGTGATCGCCAGCGATGCGCCCGCCGTGGTGCAGGAGAACCCGCGTGTCATCGAGGCCTATTTCGGCACCTCCCTCGACCACGCCACCCCTGCGGAGGTGACGGCATGACCACCCAAGAGATCAGCCCCGATTCCGATTCCAACGACGCGGACGTGCTGCTCGACATCCAGTCCATGGAACTGCGCTACGGCGCGGCGGTTGCGGTGCGCGACATCTCGCTGAAGGTGAAGCGCGGCCAATTGGTGGCGGTCATCGGCAACAACGGCGCCGGTAAGTCCTCCATGGTGAAGGGCGCCACCGGCCTCGTCGCCCCCTCCGGCGGCAAGGTGTTGTTTCGCGGCGCCGACACCACCCGCATGAGCGCCAATGCCAAGGTGGGGCAGGGCCTCGTCATGGTGCCGGAAGGCCGGCTGATCTTCCCCGACCAGAGCGTGGAGGACAATCTCATCCTCGGCGCCTACGTCCATGGCGGCTTGAAGAGCGCCAAGGCCAAGGCGACGCGGGAAAAGGTTCTGGAGCTGTTCCCGCGCCTGAAGGAGCGCCTCGGCCAGCAGGCCGGCTCCATGTCCGGCGGCGAGCAGCAGATGCTGGCCATCGCCCGCGGGCTGATGGCCGAGCCGGAGCTGCTCATCATCGACGAGCTGTCTCTGGGCCTGGCACCCAAGATCGTCGACCAGCTGATGGGCGTGCTTTCCGCCCTCAACAACGACGGCCTCACCATCCTTCTGGTGGAGCAGCTCGCCTCCTATGCGCTCGCCATCGCCGACCACGCCTATGTCATTGCCAACGGCCGCGTCGCGCGGGAAGGGCCGAGCCAGGTGCTCGCCCGCGATCCCGAGGTGATGGAGGCCTTCCTCGGCCGCAAGAAACCGGCGGCCTGAGCTCATCTTTTTGCAAGTCGATCCAGTCCAAGGAGCCCCCATGTCCAGAATTGTCGACCTCAGCCTGCTCATCGAAGACAACATGCCCGCCCACAAGCTGTTCCAGCGGCCGGTGATCACCACCCACCTCAGCCACGAAAGCTCCAAGGCGTTCGGCCTCGGCGTGCCCGGCGACGCCATGACCTTCCAGACCAATTTCATTGCCATGCTGGACCATGTGGGCACCCATGTGGACGCCTACCGCCATGTGAAGCCCGACGGCGCCTCCATCGACGAGATGCCCCTCGACATGTTCATGGGCAAGGCGGTGTGCTTCGACCTGCGCCACATCCCCGACCTCGGCGACATCACCGATGAGGACCTGGAGAAGGCCGAGGCGGCCGCCGGCGTGAAGGTGGACGGCCACATCGTGCTGCTGTGCACCGGCTTCCACGCCCGCAATTATCCGAGCCTCGACAGCGTTTGGAAGAACCCGCTGCTGACGGTGGAAGCCACCAAGTGGCTCTACGCGCGCGGCTCGATGATGCAGGGGGTGGAAGGCCCCTCCACCGACAAGCCCACCGACAACATCTTCGCCCAGCACCGCCTGTGCCGCGAGCTCGGGATGAGCCACTGGGAGTGGCTGGTGAATCTGGAAGAACTGGTGGGCAAGGGCGAATTCCAGTTCTTCGGCGTGCCGCTGAAGTTCAAGGGCGGCTCCGGATCGCCAGTCCGTGCCTTCGCCGTCCTCAATTGATTTCACCAATACGTCTCATCTGCCCTGATCGAGACGTATGGGTCTGCTGGATGGTCACTGTCGGCCATCCAGCAGCACTCTTCTTATGGTTCAACGCCAAGACAAAGCACGCGCCGGAGCAGCCTTATGTCCGCCGAGTTCGACTCGATGAGCGCCCTCGCCCTGCGCGCTCTGGTGGCCCGGCGCGAGGTCTCGCCGGTGGAACTGACGCGCCGCGCCCTGGATCGCGCCATCGCCACCCAGCCGACCCTCAACGCCTTCTTCGTCATCTTCGAGGAGGAGGCCATGGCCGCCGCCCGCGTCGCCGAGGATGCGGTGATGGCGGGGGCGCCGCTCGGCCTCATCCACGGCCTGCCGTTTTCCGCCAAGGACCTGATGGCGGTGAAGGGCGCGCCCTATGCCTCCGGCTCCCGTGCCATGGCCGATAACATCGCCGAGGTGGACGCCCCCGCCGTGGAGCGGGCGAAGGCGCAGGGCGGCATCCTCATCGGCAAGACCACCACCAGCGAATTCGGCTGCAAGCCCATCGGGGACAGCCCGCTCACCGGCATCACCCGCAACCCGTGGAACCTCGCCATGACGCCGGGCGGGTCCAGCGCCGGGGCGGCGGCCTCGGTGGCGGCGGGCATCACCCCGTTTGCGCTGGGCACCGATGGCGGCGGCTCCATCCGCATTCCCTGCGCCTTCAGCGGGCTGTCGGGCCTCAAGGGCCAGTTCGGCCGGGTGCCGGTGTGGCCCACCTCGGCGACGCCGACGCTGGCCCATGTGGGACCCATC belongs to Xanthobacter autotrophicus Py2 and includes:
- a CDS encoding Extracellular ligand-binding receptor (PFAM: Extracellular ligand-binding receptor~KEGG: har:HEAR2682 putative ABC-type branched-chain amino acid transport systems) encodes the protein MPPQSILRSQLLAAAVALGLSTGLSIPAALADQEPCIGNSAAVTGPAAFSGQAIKMGAEIAIEEINAAGGVLGKKLRLVQYDDAGAPPRGVDNTRRIALADKCIAVLGGFHSTVALAQVDPVHEIGIPYMGVWAANTKAIENGRDPNFMFRVSAKDKWVARFLVDEALKVSKTGKVAFFYENTGWGNGALPDVKAALAARGKELVAAETFNWNDQDMSPQVIRARDAGADVAIIWSLDREANQILRSMDKASWKPAIVGAWGISGNLGELAGPLANGVRVMQTYSFLTPQSEAGKKLLAAVEAKTGIKDPKDIKAPSGIANSYDAVYVLADAIKIAGSFDWKKVQQALYQVSRDGLVAPYKPAFDKADPERQDAILPQYYLLTVWHDGKLIPLKGSPYDK
- a CDS encoding inner-membrane translocator (PFAM: inner-membrane translocator~KEGG: har:HEAR2681 high-affinity branched-chain amino acid transport protein (ABC superfamily, membrane)), coding for MTTVVQYILSGLAIGGIYALVALGFHIMWSSAKAVNFAHGDTLMIGGLLAVYLLAAGLPLGLACLAAVVAGGLFGLVLERIAVRPFLSQQGSVGWMLTTIAVGIMVESFATIQTQGYARPLPSPGVASSVHILGAGIYPQELVIPLVAVVAMLGLRALQRHTLVGRAMRAVAHNKNAAALMGINVNAVVAFSFALAGLLGAAAGVLVAPVVQASAAMGVLPGLKGFAVAIIGGITSAPGVVITGLVYGVMEKFVEGYISTAAREIIGFSLMILTLLVFPQGLFGKREVMKV
- a CDS encoding ABC transporter related (PFAM: inner-membrane translocator; ABC transporter related~SMART: AAA ATPase~KEGG: har:HEAR2680 putative high-affinity branched-chain amino acid transport protein (ABC superfamily, atp_bind) (partial match)), with the protein product MRHLTRHITRHLTLLGFVALAAILVIVPLTSGNEYELRLFMLFLIYGIIAVGLNVLVGLTGLVSLGQAGLFALGSYTGAIVATRLGFDMISSSLIAALVAAGFGVLLAYPTVRVRGVYLAVVTIAFGLIVENVAIEWQSLTGGTTGLTSIPSPNAFGVRLSGYAFYGVLAVLLFLATAAAHNLKVSRYGRAMLAVSQSEIAARALGVDATAMRTLAFVAAAVTAGLAGTFYAFLNSYISPDIFTFSDSVRFLLMVILGGAASTFGPVLGAYILTYLPEYLQDFAVWQKFAYGALLLVVMFVMPRGIMGSLAAGLKRLVPVPRAVAASEGLPAEETLRLDPRAQKSELVARDLTVRFGGLTALAKASLRVKPGEVHALIGPNGAGKSTFVNTISGFYQPSEGDFELDGIQLAGKPSHEIARAGLSRTFQNTELFGEMTVLENVMVGYQQRLGYGLFAALLRTGAMRREDAECRRAAIGLLVFVGLQDYANEEARFLPFGLQRRLEIARALAARPRLLLLDEPAAGLTTQEIDELEAMIRRIAALGVSVLLIEHHVELIMAVADTVTVLDYGQVIASDAPAVVQENPRVIEAYFGTSLDHATPAEVTA
- a CDS encoding ABC transporter related (PFAM: ABC transporter related~KEGG: reh:H16_A1709 ABC-type transporter, ATPase component: HAAT family), whose product is MTTQEISPDSDSNDADVLLDIQSMELRYGAAVAVRDISLKVKRGQLVAVIGNNGAGKSSMVKGATGLVAPSGGKVLFRGADTTRMSANAKVGQGLVMVPEGRLIFPDQSVEDNLILGAYVHGGLKSAKAKATREKVLELFPRLKERLGQQAGSMSGGEQQMLAIARGLMAEPELLIIDELSLGLAPKIVDQLMGVLSALNNDGLTILLVEQLASYALAIADHAYVIANGRVAREGPSQVLARDPEVMEAFLGRKKPAA
- a CDS encoding cyclase family protein (PFAM: cyclase family protein~KEGG: har:HEAR2678 hypothetical protein) encodes the protein MSRIVDLSLLIEDNMPAHKLFQRPVITTHLSHESSKAFGLGVPGDAMTFQTNFIAMLDHVGTHVDAYRHVKPDGASIDEMPLDMFMGKAVCFDLRHIPDLGDITDEDLEKAEAAAGVKVDGHIVLLCTGFHARNYPSLDSVWKNPLLTVEATKWLYARGSMMQGVEGPSTDKPTDNIFAQHRLCRELGMSHWEWLVNLEELVGKGEFQFFGVPLKFKGGSGSPVRAFAVLN